The genomic region CTGGAAACAGCGAATAGAAAAAATCAATGCGGATCACCTGTATATTCGGCACACCTATATATCTACCCTTCATGCATGGATCACATTTCACAAACTGTACGTAGTACCAACCAACAACTACACTACTGTCGATAGAAACAAGGATGGGCTTGGAATCATCCATCCATCCATTGGTTGTCAGGAATTGACAGCTGAACCAACGACACACACCAAGGCACCAAGCAGCCTCATCCCTCAGATGATGATGACACATCGACGCTTCTCAGATTGTTCTGCGCCTCTTGTGCTCACACTCCTTTTTGCCTCCGCTCAATTATTGCCTTATTGGCAGCAGGACAACCCACCACGGTGACCGGACCAGGAAATTCCTGcacgagcagcagcagcagaacaGGTACTGGTCCGGGGATTTCGGCGACAAGGTGTCGTCGTTGACAGACTCCAGCCAGTACCCTCCAGACAGTGGAGGCAGTTCTTCTCAAAGCCCAGCGTCGACGTTCAAGCCAGACCAGTGGCAGCCATGGCTACCGTGGGCACCCAAGGCCCCGCCACCGATGAGCGTTCCTCCAGCGCAGGCCCCGGCACCTTTCCCCGCGGGGGTGGTCTCAAACCCTGGGCACAGCATCGCGCTGCCCCCGCAGCCGGCGGTGGTGGTGCCGGCCGACGCCGGCAGTAGGCCGGCGGTGGGTGCCGGCGTTCCGGCTGGAGGAGCGGGAGCGAGGCCGCGCTCTGGCGGTGTTGGCAGGCCTGTCTACGCCATGGCTGCGGCCGGGGCCTCCCTCGCCGCGGCCGCGGCCGTGGCGCTCCTCGTCCTCTGCTACCGGTCCAGCAGCGTGGTCACCGTCAGGCCCTGGGCGACGGGGCTCAGCGGGCAGCTGCAGAAGGCGTTCGTCACGGGCGTGCCGTCGCTCAAGAGGTCGGAGCTCGAGGCCGCGTGCGAGGACTTCAGCAACGTCATCGGCTCCCTGTCGGATTACATGGTGTATAAGGGGACGCTGTCCACCGgcgtggagatcgccgtggtgtcCACCACCAAGAACTCTGCCAAGGAGTGGTCCAAGCACTGCGAGTCACAATTCAGGAAGAaggttcaaaataaaataaatgctGCCACTCTGAGACTGTCCATCCGATATACGTGCTTGCTCAGCATCAAACTAGTAACAAATCAGCTGACATCAATAGCTAGAGTAGTAATATACTAGCGATGCAAATCTTTCACTTTCAGATAACAAGCCTGTCCAGAGTGAACCACAAGAACTTCGTCAACCTGCTGGGCTACTGCCAGGAAGAGCAGCCGTTTACGAGGATGATGGTGTTCGAGTACGCTCCAAACGGCACGCTCTTCGAGCATCTGCACGGTAGTCACTCGGCTGCACTGGACTGCATTGGAGGAGCTCTTTGTGTTGTGTTGTTTGACAAGGTGTTCTGCATGCGCTGCAGTCAGAGAAGACGGTTACCTGGACTGGCCCACTCGCCTGCGCGTGGCGGTCGGCGTCGCCTACTGCCTGGAGCACATGCACCAGCTGAGCCCGCCGGAGATCCTGCGGGCGCTGGACACGTCCACCATCTGCCTCACCGACGACTTCGCGGCCAAGATCTCCGACGTCTTCTTCTGCGACGAGCCCCGCCGGCAGGAGGGGAGCCTGTCCCTGTCGGCGCTGTCGGACCGGGAGAGCGTGGTGTACAGCTACGGGATGGTGCTGCTGGAGACCATGACCGGCCGGTTCACGGCGTCCGACGGCGGCCTGCTAGAGGCCTGGGCCGCGGCCTACCTGAGAGGGGAGCGGCAGCTCCGGGACGTGATGGATCCCGCCCTGCGGCGGTCCTTCCACGCCGCCACCGTGGACAGGCTGGACGGCGTCATCAGGGGCTGCACCGACCGGGAGCCCAGGAGGCGGCTGACCATAGCGGAGGTCGCCAAGCGCCTGAGGGAGATCACTGCCATGTCACCCGACGCGGCCACCCCCAAGGTTTCGCCGCTGTGGTGGGCGGAGCTGGAGATCATCTGCGCAGAGGTCAACTGAGGTCAACCTGAGACGGACGTGCCAATGTTTGTCGTGAAAAGGCTGTTTCGTGGTAGATACACAGGTTGCTTCTTTttgatatttttattttttaggtTTATGTTGAAGTTTGTGTCCATCTGTACATATGAACAAAATGAAGTGTGCAACCAAGCTGATTGTTTTAAAATATTATTTTAATAATTAATTATTAAAAAGAATTGCAAAAGTTGTACGATTTCAAGATCTGTCTGTCTTAAGAGCTGGTTCCAACCTTCATAGGTAACGATATCTCTTCGCAATTTATTTGAGCTCTTAACAAATTTTAGttaaaaaatgaatagaaataaataTCGGTCCTAACTTGATTGATCCTTAAAATTTATAGTGTAAGATTTAGAGCCGATTACCATCCATAAGTGAGTGAGTGGGTGGGCGGTCAGTACTGGCTCCACTTCAATATTGATAGGTTTGGATGAGTAGGGTTATAATGGCTAGATTCTTTTAAGACTTGAGAATCTATAAAGAGTAAAATACAGTAGAGGTCATCGATCTTGCTATAATGTCACTTGTCATTGAACTTATAAAATCAACAAAGTGGGTTCTTTAACTTTGTCGGCCCATACAAAACCATCTAAAATCATGTTTGTTCATATCGGATGTGACGTGCCATGTTGGAGTTACCTAATCCTAAACTTGACATGACCACGAACTTTCATCAGTGTGCTTTAACATGGCACATCACATTGGTATCCGGTTTGAACAAACTCAGTTTTGAACGATTTTACACATGCTGACAAAGTTAGAAGACACATTTTGTTGTTTTTTAAGTTCGATGATTCAAGTGACACATGTCAAGATCAATGATCGCTGCTGCATTTTACTTGGTTATAAATATATCCATTGGTCGACCTTGGCTACTATCATATAGTCTCTAGCACTTGTATACACCACTTTTGGATTGAGAAACATACTCTACTTACTTCAAACACATAGTTCATCACTTAGATGAGATTGGATCACTTCTAGTGCTTCATGTAGTGTTCATGCAACTTGTGGCACTAGTGGAGTCAGTTAGGCTAGTTCTACGCCTATTACTCTTGGTGATTGTCGTCACCTACACAACTTGATGATTGTGAGATCGACAGCTATATGTGACTATTGTTGGTTCTGATCATTCTTGTGATGGGCTCTTGTGCTCATCCCCGCGGGAGATTTGTAAAAAGAACTCTATTGAAATAGTGACTTGTTGAAGTGTCTCTCTATTATGATTTTATGGTAACATTATCGTGGATGACTTAGGTTGATGGTAAGCAAGCAAACCTCGAGGATAAACCGTGTCATCTCTTGACCCATATGGTTTGCTCTAACTATTCTTGCTATTACATTTACTTATTGCTAGTTTGTTTATTTGTTGATTATATTGTCTCGTTTCTCTTGTTTACTCATTTCCATACATATCATTTACAAGTTTTTTGTTTGGTTAGCAAAATAGGGTTGAATAATTTACGCTTCCACATATCATATATAGTGGAAGGTTTTAGATCTTTAGTTGAGCCCAATGGTTGATTAACGGTGTGTTTGGCTTGTGGAGTCAACCTATGCTTCATAAGGTGATCCATTATGAGTTCATCTCATAAATTTTGATAGAATCAACTCATTTatcatgtatatactaattattagcttataagGAATGAATTaacgatggatcaactcattatattttacaaaccaaataaaaaattgAGTGAAAAGATGACCCAACTAATTCCTTAAAACAAACACACACAAAATATAGATAGATACTTTTAAACATGAGGACCTGACTGATAAGCCATAAAAAGTTAATCTACAGCGTattttactttttaaaattaaATTCTTGGTGGTGATTTAACTAGGACAAGAGCGAGCAACTGTATGACTATTTTTTCGGTTTAGGACCAGttttttaaatatatatatacttaTATAGTTTAAATCTAAATGTCAGGATGAATCGTGAGAGATGTCCAAAGAATATACAATTCAAACTACAACCTCCATCAGATCCACTCCTTTGAGTGGGCAATTCAAATCCAATAACGTTGCGGGGCTCTCTCGTTTGCTGCGTCTGTTTACCGAGTCAATTTCTACCGGTAACAGATAGCACACCTGACATCTCGACTACCACTGACCTGCCCCACATACATCCTTGCATAACGTAGAAGCTATAATGAAATGGAAATAGAATAATCAGTAACAAACCATGTCAAGCAGATCAAATTTTGATTAAATGTATCAGTCTGCGTGTGTATCATATATAAACTTGATCAGCTGGACAAGAAATGAAAAAAAAAGGAAACACATGACCAGCATTGAAAAATACCAAGATAAATGAACCAAGTTTTGCTGTTCAAGACATACTCGGACAGAAACCACTCGGTACAATGTGACGCGCACCGACTTGACAGACCAACAACGCACAAATATGTCTACCAGGATCCTACGACTGACGCTACATATATATTGGTAGCCTTTCTTTCGTCTGTGGCAAATGAACTTGGCACAACCACAAGAAATCTCCCATAACAAACAAACCAAAATCAACCTACATTAGGAGACCACCGCCTGGTTTATCATCCCCTGGGCCCATTGTGCAGTCTCCCGAACTTCATCATCCAACTGTTGTGCTTGGCACTCCCTCAAGAACTCAACATGGAATAGGTGGGTCTTGAACAGATCCTTTGAGCTCTGGCCAAGCGTGTCTGCAAGATCCCCAAGGACAGCAACTGCAGCCTTTGTCACACTGTCATCCCTGATGGCACAAACAACAACAGATCAGGGATATATTATAACTGAAAGAAACGTAACAAAAAATAATTTAACAGAAATTACAATGTAAATGAAAGACACCTGCTCCTATCTTTGAAGACAGCTTCAGTGAACTGTAGTAGATGTGTTGCATATGGGATCATCAGCTGAGCTTTTGGGCCCTTGATGCCCTGGAGTATACCAGAGTATGCCTCAAAAATGCCACGTCTGAGCTGGTTGCCATAATCAACCATATCATCATCACTCTGATCAAGAGTACCAAGAAGTTCAGCAGCTCCTTGAAGCATCGGCATGGCATATGGTAGGTATTTCTCAAAATTCTCACCAATAGCAAGAGCAATATCTCCAAAGCATGAGAAAATCGGAGGCTTCACAGACCGATTGAGCATAGAGCTTGATAGGTCCTTAAGAAGAACAGTCATAATGCGATCACAGAAGGGCAAAATTTTATCTTCCAAGGCACGGCAAATATCACCAACCACCCCAACAGAGATGGAACACACTTGGTATTCTTCATAATTCTGCAAACCAGCCTCCAGGTATGTGAAGAAGTTAGGCATGTATTTCACAAAATCTGGACCAGTAGCATATGCAAGAGCACCAATTGCAAGCATTGCTTCTTCATGGACAGTAGAATTGTGGCAGGCAAAGACACGCAGAAACAGCATCATCAGCTGATCAGCAGTCTGAGAAACTATGGACTTTGCATCAGTGC from Zea mays cultivar B73 chromosome 6, Zm-B73-REFERENCE-NAM-5.0, whole genome shotgun sequence harbors:
- the LOC100281100 gene encoding ATP binding protein, which translates into the protein MTSAWLVRAYVPMLLRSRISSASMEKTRRHRVLAVLLLLVVVLVSALPDLGSCHKDDAGQGGTTNPEEDMVSVSEARTTHHGDRTRKFLHEQQQQNRYWSGDFGDKVSSLTDSSQYPPDSGGSSSQSPASTFKPDQWQPWLPWAPKAPPPMSVPPAQAPAPFPAGVVSNPGHSIALPPQPAVVVPADAGSRPAVGAGVPAGGAGARPRSGGVGRPVYAMAAAGASLAAAAAVALLVLCYRSSSVVTVRPWATGLSGQLQKAFVTGVPSLKRSELEAACEDFSNVIGSLSDYMVYKGTLSTGVEIAVVSTTKNSAKEWSKHCESQFRKKITSLSRVNHKNFVNLLGYCQEEQPFTRMMVFEYAPNGTLFEHLHVREDGYLDWPTRLRVAVGVAYCLEHMHQLSPPEILRALDTSTICLTDDFAAKISDVFFCDEPRRQEGSLSLSALSDRESVVYSYGMVLLETMTGRFTASDGGLLEAWAAAYLRGERQLRDVMDPALRRSFHAATVDRLDGVIRGCTDREPRRRLTIAEVAKRLREITAMSPDAATPKVSPLWWAELEIICAEVN
- the LOC100281100 gene encoding ATP binding protein isoform X1, encoding MTSAWLVRAYVPMLLRSRISSASMEKTRRHRVLAVLLLLVVVLVSALPDLGSCHKDDAGQGGTTNPEEDMVSVSEASRTTHHGDRTRKFLHEQQQQNRYWSGDFGDKVSSLTDSSQYPPDSGGSSSQSPASTFKPDQWQPWLPWAPKAPPPMSVPPAQAPAPFPAGVVSNPGHSIALPPQPAVVVPADAGSRPAVGAGVPAGGAGARPRSGGVGRPVYAMAAAGASLAAAAAVALLVLCYRSSSVVTVRPWATGLSGQLQKAFVTGVPSLKRSELEAACEDFSNVIGSLSDYMVYKGTLSTGVEIAVVSTTKNSAKEWSKHCESQFRKKITSLSRVNHKNFVNLLGYCQEEQPFTRMMVFEYAPNGTLFEHLHVREDGYLDWPTRLRVAVGVAYCLEHMHQLSPPEILRALDTSTICLTDDFAAKISDVFFCDEPRRQEGSLSLSALSDRESVVYSYGMVLLETMTGRFTASDGGLLEAWAAAYLRGERQLRDVMDPALRRSFHAATVDRLDGVIRGCTDREPRRRLTIAEVAKRLREITAMSPDAATPKVSPLWWAELEIICAEVN